The window GGAGAGCGCGTGGTCCAGCGGCCCGATCCGTCTTACCCGGTCGAGCTGCGGAGTCGCGACCCAGGCGACGAGGACGCCGCTCCGAAGAGGCTTCGCCCTCTCGATCCTAACCTCCACCGCGTAGCGATAGCTGCCGTCCTCGGAAAGAGCCACCGCGAACGGCGAGCTGGCCGGTGGCGCGATCTCGGCCACGCCCCGGGCCAGTCCCGTGCCCGGTATGCGCTTCGTCGTCACCAGGTCGAAGGAGTAGTACTCGGGTCCGAAAGGTCCGTGTCCGCGGTCCGCCACGCTTGTGGAGCAGAGAGCCGGATCGGAGTGGCGGGTCCCCGGATGCGCACCGACCAGAGGCAGCGCGAGGGCCGCGACCACCATGAATCGCATCGCGATCAGCTTATCGGTCTGGTGACCACCGGGCGGTCCCACTGCTGGGCCGAGGAGATGTTGGGCACGCCCCAGTGCTCGCCGTTCCAGCCCTGGAAACCGTCCATCCGGAACGTCCAGAGACCGGTGGACATGTCGCTCACCACGATGAGGCCGTCCTCGTTGCGCACGTCGACGCCGAACGCGCCGTTGAACTGGGAGTAGCGATCCGTGTTCGGAGGTCCGATGTAGGTGTCGTAGTAGCCGACCGTGACCGGGTTGTGGGGATCCTGAAGGTTGAAGACCTGCAAACCGTCGAGATAGCCGGAGACGAACACGAAGGGCCAGCGCACCTCGTGGTTGTGAACGAGATTGCGCCAGTCGGCGGTGAAAGCCGAGATGGGGGAGCGGATGTTGGTGACCTCCCCTTCGAGCGCTGGCTGGAGGTCGAAGATGCGGAGCGGCGCGTACTGATACTCGGTCTCGGCGATCACGTAGCGGCCGTCGGGGCTCGGCGTGAAGGTGTGGCCGTAGCTGACGCCGCTGATTCCGGTGAGCGAGATGCGGAGCTCGGGCGCGCCCAGGTCACTGACGTCGTAGATGTAGTAGCCGCCCGTGCCGCCGCCGTAGAAACGATCCTCGCCGGTGTCGGGATGGTATCCCACGTAGAAGTCGTGATAGCCTCTTCCGCCGCCCTGCCCCAGCGGGCTCTCCGGGACGGGAACCATGCCGACGCGGGCGTTCTCCAGATCGCCCTCCGCGACCATGCCTAGGTCGTAGACCAGCGCTCCGGGTGCGCGGGCTGTGGTGAAGAGGTAGACCCGTTCGTTCGAGTGCTTGTAGATGAAGATGTTGTGGAATCCGCCCGGCATGTCCGGCTCTCGAATGCGCGCGACCTCCCGTACCGTCGTCGGATCGGGAAGGCCGGTGACGTCGAGAACCACGGCGCCGAGGTCGGAGTCGGGACCGCCCTGCCCGAATTGGAGCGACTGCACCACATAGTAGCGATCCCGCCACTTGAAGTGCTTCACGTCCATGCCGCCCGTGCGCTGGTGGAGATCCTGATCCTCGATGCGCCATTCGTAGAGGAGCTGGGGGGCCTCCGGGTCGGCGATGCTCACGATGTCGAGGCCCTTCGGACCCTCGTTCCCGTAGACCATGCGGGCTATGTACGCGAAGGGGCGGTCGAGCTCCTGCTCCACATCCATGTCCGCCACGGAGAGGCGCGGACCGAGAGGAAGGTGGCCCAGGACCTCCATGTTGTCGGAGCCCCGGTTGAGGGCCGACCAGGGCACGTCCTGCGCAACGAGGCCGCCGGTGGAGACGAGAAGGGCCGAGCCGAGGAGAGAGACGAGGCGAGAAGAGATTGTCATGCGCATCCGTGGAGCGTCCGCTGGAGGAGAAGGTCGCGGTCGATTCCGGCGCCGAGGGCCGTCCACCGAACCGGGTATCGAAGATGACCGCAGAAGGCCATCAACGCAAGTGTCGGCGACATCCCGGAGAGGCGCGCCGGTCTGACGTCGTCCCGATCCGGGATCCCGACAATGACCGAACTCCTTCAAGTTAGACGACGGTTGTGCGAAACTCGATCTCGGGATGAATTTCAGACCGGCGGCGGAGTCCGTCGCGGACCATGTCCGGGAGCTTCCCTACCGCACCCGACCGAACCTCACGTTCCGCGAACGCACGTTGGAGAGGTAGAAGCCGATCACCTCGCCGTTGCGGTCCCGTTCGAAGGCGAAGGTGAAGCCGCCGCCCGAGAAGGTGTCGCCGATCGATCTGGTCAGTTCGTGGCGTCCGAGCCGTCGCTGGCGCATCACCAGTTCGCCGTCCTCGACGGAAAGCGTGTAGAAGGTCTCGATCTCGTCGCTGAAGAACCGGCCGGAGTAGCCTTCCAGGTCCGCCGGATCCTCGGTGGCCTCGTCGTCCAGCCGGGTCGCGGGTTGATCTCCGTTCTGGTGCAGGATCGCACCTTCGACCTCGTCTTCCTCTCCCCGCAGGAAGGTCACGGAGGCCTCCACCGCCAGCAGGCGGAAAGTCGAATCGGAGGTGGGCACGATCGCCAGGCGGGGCTGCCCGGTCGCCTGAACGTAGAGGGAGTCGGACTCGCGCGTGAAGGTGAGGATGAACGCGGGCGCCGCGTCGAGAGCGTATCGGCCCGCGTACTCGTCGAAAGCGGAGGGATCGTAGGCTTCCGGGTCGAAGTCGCCGGCAAGGGAGTCCTGCTCCTCCGGCTCGCCTTCCTCCGGCCCCATATCGTCCTCGAAAAACGCTTCCGCGAGCTCGAAAGCCACATTGCTGTTGAACTGGGCGTGATTGCTCTGGACGGTGATGCCGGCGTTGATTTCGGGGTAGTACGCGAGCTGGGATCTGTGAGCGACATCCGCCCCGCCGTGATGGATGCGCTTGAGGCCCCGTTGCTCGTCGATGAAGAAGCCGTATCCGTAACCCGTCTCCTCGCCGTTGCCGAGAACGAACGAGGTCATCATCTCCGCGAAAATGTCGGGGGTGCCGACGCGGGGCTCCGCGTAGTTCTCCGCCCAGGTCTGGAGGTCGGCGATCGTGCTGTAGATGCCGCCCGCGCCGACGGCGCCGCCGAGGTCGCCGAGCTCGCGGTAACCGTCCGCGTCGGGAGTGTACCCCACCGACTGGTCCGGGACCGTGTGACGAACGTGCGGCCTCACCATCGTACCCGTCATTCCCAGCGGCCCGAACACGTTTTCCTGCATGAAGCCGTGGAAGGCTTGCCCGGAGGTGCGCTCCACGATCTCCGCCGCCAGACCGTACGCCGTGTTGTTGTAGTTCCACTCGGCCCCGGGGACGTTCTGCAACGTCGGTTGCCGCTGCACGATCTCGATGAGCTCGTCGCGGCCGATCCAGTCGCCCCTGTCGAGCCGGCGCCCGGTCATGCGCAGCAGGTTCAGGAATTCGCGCAGTCCGGAGGTATGGGTGATGAGGTGCCGGACCTGGATCACGTGGTCGAACTCCGGCAGCTCGGGAATGTGCTCCCGGATGTCGTCGTCGAGCGAGAGCAGGCCGCGCTCGGCCTGCAACATGACGGCGAAGGCGGTGAACTGCTTGGAGGTGGATCCGATGTTGGTGCGGGTCTCAGGTTCGAAAGGTATCCGATAGCCGAGGTTGGCCATCCCGTAGGTGCTGGAGAAGACAGTGCGCCCGTCCCTCCAGACCCGGACCGCGGCGCCGGGCGAGTGTTCTCCGTCGAAGCGCGCCATCATCTGGTCGGTGAGGTGGCGGGGGTCGTCGGAGACCCGCTCGTGGCGAAGAATGGTGATCCGGAAGTCCCCCGCAGCCTCGGCGCTCCCATCTTCGTCCAAGAGCTCCAGGGTGTAGGTTCCCGCCATCTCCGTCCGCCCGCTGAAACGCTCCCGTCCCGTTCCCAGTCCACCGAAGCGAGCGAGCTGCCGCCCGTCCGGATCGAGAACCCGGATCGCCACGTTGACCGAGATCTGGTCGACCTCGCCGAGCACGAAGTCGTTCTCGTCGGCTTCGAGCGTGAAGCGCGCGGTGTCGCCGGCCGCGAGCGTTCCGTCCACGGTGGCTCCCCGCGTCAGTTCGACCTGCGCGAGGGCGTCCGAGCCACCCGCCTGCACCAGGGCGAGCAGAACGAGGACGAGAGTCGCGGGTCGGGAGACGGTGCGGGCGATGGTCCGGGTTACGAGGTCCATGGATGTCGGTCTGGGTTTTCTTGGAAGATGACGAAGGTGGCGGTCGGCCACCGAGCAAACCTACGAATTCGGACCGGACGAAATTCAACCTGGTGGGAATCGCGTGGGTCGTACGACCGTGGCCGAAGGGCCCGGATACGGCGCCGGGCCGACATGCAGGCAGCTCCGGTCGGAGGTAGACTGGGCGCCATGTCCCAACCCGTCGCCAAGCTCGTCGTCGCCTTGTCCCTGGCGTTCCTCGGGTCGGTGTGCCTAGCCCCGCAGGACGAAGGCTACGAGTCCGGCTTCCAGGTGGCGGAGGCGTCCATCATCGCGGCGGCGGGTGGGCTCGCGACCCCCGCGCCACTCCGGGGGCCGGACGATCCGTGGCGGCTGGAGGTGCTCGCGCATCCGCACGGCCCCCGCGTCCTGAAAGCGCGCATCGTTGCCCCGGACGAGCAGCCCATCGCGGAGCTGGCGGTAGCGGAAGGCGGTGGCGGCGGCCCGCGGCGCGCATGGCGCGATACGGTGGTGGCGGCCCATTGGCTCATCGACGGGTGTGACCCCGGCGGCTTCCGCGATCCTTCAGACAGCCCGTGGGTGATTATGGCCTTGCTACCGGCGCTGTCCGTCCATCCGGAGGCTGTCGAATGGCTCGGGGAGCTTGAGCAGTGCATCGCTTGGGCTTTCCTCGAAAGCCTCCAGCCGATGACGAGCGCGTGAAAACCGTGGGCTGGGGGTCGATGTGTTCCAAAATGGCGGCGTGAGGGCAGCGCGGCGTTATTCCCTCGGCAGTGCTGCGAGCATCCTGCGGTCTATGAGCCCTTGAAGATTCCTGACCACGCAAGGGCCAACGGGCGGTGCTGCGAAAAGAGTCCCAGTTACTCGTCGGCGACCACGGCCTTCGCCTGAAGCACGCCTCGGGGCGTCTGGGTCCAGTCTGGTCAGTCTGACTCTCGACGACAACGAGTTGACCGGCTCTGTCCCGCCGGAGCTGGGCAACCTCGCCAAGCTGGTCC is drawn from Gemmatimonadota bacterium and contains these coding sequences:
- a CDS encoding serine hydrolase; protein product: MDLVTRTIARTVSRPATLVLVLLALVQAGGSDALAQVELTRGATVDGTLAAGDTARFTLEADENDFVLGEVDQISVNVAIRVLDPDGRQLARFGGLGTGRERFSGRTEMAGTYTLELLDEDGSAEAAGDFRITILRHERVSDDPRHLTDQMMARFDGEHSPGAAVRVWRDGRTVFSSTYGMANLGYRIPFEPETRTNIGSTSKQFTAFAVMLQAERGLLSLDDDIREHIPELPEFDHVIQVRHLITHTSGLREFLNLLRMTGRRLDRGDWIGRDELIEIVQRQPTLQNVPGAEWNYNNTAYGLAAEIVERTSGQAFHGFMQENVFGPLGMTGTMVRPHVRHTVPDQSVGYTPDADGYRELGDLGGAVGAGGIYSTIADLQTWAENYAEPRVGTPDIFAEMMTSFVLGNGEETGYGYGFFIDEQRGLKRIHHGGADVAHRSQLAYYPEINAGITVQSNHAQFNSNVAFELAEAFFEDDMGPEEGEPEEQDSLAGDFDPEAYDPSAFDEYAGRYALDAAPAFILTFTRESDSLYVQATGQPRLAIVPTSDSTFRLLAVEASVTFLRGEEDEVEGAILHQNGDQPATRLDDEATEDPADLEGYSGRFFSDEIETFYTLSVEDGELVMRQRRLGRHELTRSIGDTFSGGGFTFAFERDRNGEVIGFYLSNVRSRNVRFGRVR